In the Rhododendron vialii isolate Sample 1 chromosome 2a, ASM3025357v1 genome, ACTACGTACTACTAGCCCACCCGCAACATGTTATGTCATGTGCTCCCACGTACCCCAACCTCTATACCTAAATGTTTGCTGCACAATTTTATATAAATTATCCGTGTGGTTTGGCACGGACGAAGATAACATTTTAATTCATGAACGAGGACAATATACAATCCAATATAAATGCATTGGCATCAAAAGCTAATCTAAAAATCAACTTATGAGCTCCTCCTAGACAGCGCATGTCTGATGCATGTGTCGGtgcaattaattaattaatgccCGTTTCGTTTAATTACTCAGAATTTGAGAGCATGCATAAATATAGTATGGTTTAATTAATTTGTGATTGGGCAGGCTGGCCAAGAATGGGCCGGCCTAAGCTAGGGACAGGGTCTAGAAGTGGAATGAATAATAGGGCTGCTAGCTGGATCAGTTTCGGCGATTGAGTGAGTGAGTAATCAACTGGGCTGGCTGTACACTTGTAATAGGGCCCAAATTGTGAGCTAGCTAACCTAGGCTAGGCTAGGCTACTACAACTGGCCTGGGCTGACTAACACGGGATCGATCTAATGAAATGAACTGTTTGGTACCTCATCTTCTGTTCTGGGTTAAGAGgaaatcttttttaaaaatatcctcAGATCTGCTTATGAAGTTGGAAAATGGAAATTCCGAGAGCATCTAAAAGAAATCCAGTTGGGTATGAGAAAATTAAGTCAGCGATTAATACATGCATCATCTTCTCATCTCTAATGGTAATGGTAATGGTAATGGTAATAGCAATGGTAATGGTGGCCTACTAAAATGAAAACATGCCATGCCATAgtaacatatacatatatatatatagtactatcacattaattaatatatatatatatatatatatatatatgtatgtatgtatgtatgtagcAGTATTAATGTGCTTATGGCTCAAATTAGAGGGGACTTCAGAACAAACTATAAGGAGATCGAAAGAGATACTGGCCGGGCTGGAGAGGGGGTCTGGTTCCCCCATCAAATTTAATGTTACAATACTACTTCTGTGAGATTTTTAAAAGAATGAGAATGACATATTTATATTGAATGTGTAGTATTGCACTTCTTCAAAACTTGGGGAGGTCCGCTCGCAGGCCACCCCACCCCAAGCCTTATTTCTATCCCGGTTACTACCATTCAAAGTATCGTTGAAATTAGAATAAATAGTATTGCAAATAGGTAGACTAGTCTCCAAAAATCCTTGTTAGTTTATATACGGAGTATATATTTACTCAACTTAATAAGctagtatttttttccttctatttaaaaaaaagaaaaaaaaaggttgacaGTTATTTAGTGAGTTTCGCTACTCTTTAATTTAgattagggaaaaaaactgaaatagtccgtgtagttaagtatttgtgtcaatttggtccatgTAGTTGTAATtagctcgatttacactctgtacttatcgttttgtttcaatttggtcaaattactaacttccgttagtccgccgttagtcctttaaacaacaaaatcatatggcccccttttttggggttaaaatagactagttcggctaaataagccaactggcttatttttatccttattgaattttttttcgtatttgttagtttttcgtcaatttttttggggttattgcatcgtcatgacgagagaaatctaaaaagtaaaaaattatgatcaaaatccaatttttttttaatagagaccaaaaaattggcttattgacttatttttgtctttattcaaaaaaattaggtttcggtcgtaattttttactttttagactcctttcgttatgacgatgcaataattttcaaaaaaaaatgacgaaagactaacaaatacgaaaaaaaaaattgaataaggacaaaaaaataaaccagttggcttatttataGCTGAATATggttactcattcccctcttgccctaatatacatctgaaccaaaacacagctcattcttccattctccattgataaggaggtacttgggaagaaatttggttataattttctacaaaaagttgccttcgaattcagcattttcatgatcagccatgaggcatcataatcactgatattgtctacatgttcaacttgtggacaaatactgagatgccttattttttttgcatagtactgaaaatgcacatagaaccatgtccaaaagtcacaacatgatataaatccaaaagtcacaacatgataaataaccatgtccaaaagtcagaatattatttaaactcagttccaaatttaccatgtcataacctaatacatagacataacaaaccactcaactaggttacaataaacctaacttaacagcccaagtggttacaaaaaatagtgccctgtcattccattcattttcttaCACTTGGCCCATgtaattggaccgaattgaaacaaaatggaaagtacagagtgtaaatcgagccaattataactatagggaccaaattgacacgaatACTTAACTACAAGaactattacagtttttttccctttagatTAATAGACGACTGTTAATTTGCAACTTGGAATAGCAAGGCTATATATagcaacaacaaaataatccaCATGCGCCCAAAAATCAACGACAAGCGTTAATGGTGTTACTAGTAATAAATCACACAGAATTAAGATATATTACCACAACTATAACAATAATGTAGAAACTGACTAAGAAACCTTACAAGCACCATCCTTGAGAATTTACAAATTATAGACAACTGCATTTTCATAGGTACGCGCGTGCTTGTATATGAAGCGACAATTGCAATAAGGGGGGGGAGAGAGGTTACATGAGGCAGCACGCGTTGACGTTATCGTCATTGAACATATTGCTAACTTTGTCGTCTCCGCGGTGAGTCGCATGAATGATACCATGCTTGTCCCCAACATTGTAGCCGTGCCTCCAATAGTTGTAGCTCTCTTTGTATTCGTTCGTGAGGTCTTTGAAATAGTTGTTGGTAGAAGTGAAGTACAAGGGATGGTGTGGCCAAAACTCGGCTCTTTTTCCAGCCCTCCTCACTGCCTTTAGAACCTTGTTTCGATCCACATACCCGATCACTGTCACCTTCTCCATCTCTAGATCCACCTCTACTGAATCTATCCCTATATCCTCACACGCAAGCATATACGTAAACACTTGATCATCAGTACTTACACGGTAAGATATATAGTCTATCATGGTATTAtatacccctttttttttgtgaaactatGTGTTCGATGTACAGTTAACTAGATCGACAAAAATTTTAACCTCGGTCAGACAGGATATACTAGCTAGCCAGACAAAATTAATTTAAGGGTAACGTAAGTACCTCTAAGCTTGTAGATGGCATTCTTGACAACCCTCTCGCAGCCAGTGCAACACATCCTTACCTTGAGTTCTACAGTCTGTATAAAGCAAACACGGTTTAAGAAAagcaattttttcaaaagtgaaCGCGGGTTTTAATTCCTCTTTCTAGCTACTTATTCTTTATTCCTTTTGTTAACCTTTCTAAACAACTCTCTCTATTTCCACTTATTCCTTTGTTCCATTTGTTTATCTCTTGAATAATGTTTCCAACCCTCCGCCCCTAGTTTCTCATACCCAAAAGAAGGGaaaaccaacaacaacaacaacccccccccccacagAATGTTATTATAGGAAATTAAATAATAAAGGGATTAAGAAAAGTAATAGCTTGTACTTTCAGAATTATTGAACTTATGATGATCATTCACTCCCCTTTATTCTCCCACTTGCATCAAACATCAATATCTtagcttttctgtttttatATCCACACCCCTAGTTGCAAAGATTAAATAGCGGTCTATATATAGTGTACATACCGCTACGTACTGCTTTTTTGGTGATACATTCAAACTCCGATTCCCAAACATCATCTTTGTCCGTTCATGGCCTCTGGGGCTAATACTAGACCTCTACAACATCTTCTAGTGTTCTAGCGTCAAAAATGATGttctaaaatttttattcaccaCACCCAATTCAATCAACATATTCTTCGAATATTCTTCGACTATGTTGCTATTGTTACACCGCtatcctctctctctgtgtctcaACAATGGCAATTTtgccaaatttgaggaaaaaaaaaatttgtttgtggGTGCAACATCCGATCCAGTTTGCcatttcttttgtcattttaGAGGAATGACAacgaattctttcatttttgtcaTACGGTATGGATGCTCAGCATAGATATTGAAACAAACTAATATGCTAGTTTGTCGGCAAAATGAGATGATGAAAGGCAAAAAGGTCGTCTTCCATACTCCGGATATTTGTACTGTGCTTTAAAACCTTAAATGTGGCTTTTAAACCATAAGACCTTTGTGGGTTTGTCACCTTTATCCCGTAGTATTGTCTTAAATGGTATTCCATCCGTCCCGATGTGTTAGTTTACTTTCAgacttttaagttttaagtaTCCAAAATGTTTGTTTATCTAACTTTTAGATCGATTAATCAAATATTCTCTTTTACCCCTTCTTTtctaaaataaattaagtttttatGAATGTTGAAGGGTGAATGTGAAAAATTGTGTCTTTTCGGGATAATGATTGCGTTTTCTAAAAGAATTGGAATTTCACGATTGAGAAAATAAATTcggacggagagagtagttAATAAGACGTGAAAACCAGATGGGCCTTAAACATTAAAATATCAACCCTTTTCTGGATGGCCTTTCTTGTTGTTAAGATGGACATGGATCGATGGATCCCACTTGTCCAAGAAATTCCTTTACCACCTTTTAGCGTCTCCTACCTATTGAAATGATCAAACTGAAAAAGACTGCAGTTTTTAACATGTAAGTAACTCCATTTTTTACTTGTTATGGATGGAACATGATTTTCATTTCTAGCTAGCTCCTAATCTGTAACACTAATTAACAACTCCATTTTGTACTTGTTTGTGTGTTATCCAGTTAACAAAGTTATCAAAGAATCAGCAAGAGGGATGGAGGGAAGGAGGAGGgatcaaatatatatatcaacttGAAAAAAGTGAAACCCTGTGCAACATGCATGCATGTTCGACTTAAAGTCAGATATATACCTTAATATCTCAAAACACATAACACTTGGGATGTGAAAGCGAACCTGCAAAGAAAGGGGGCGACCCTTTGGCATGTTGCGGTTGATATGAAATCTGACGCTTTTGTcgctgtggtggtggtggtgttgcgGTTGTTGGTGATTGTAGCTATAGAAACAATATGTGATAGCGGTAACAACAGAGGCGAAAGCTCTCTCTCCTAAGTTAGCCATTTGCAACAGTACTGGGTTTAACCCTTCAATATATAAACCAAGGGAattagaggaggaggaggaggtaaGAGATGAAGACAAACCCCAGCGGTAGCCTAGCTTCAAGTAGTAGAAGAGAAGATATTCCCTAATACCCAAAAGGCATCGATCGCTTTCCTATTCCAAAGGCTTTAATTAATCGATCCCTTtggagtaatatatatatatatattccaatACCCAACACATATTCCGGATGGCACGCAATTGTTTCTTGTGCTTAAATTCATTTATTCACTGGGACTTGGGATATTATATAATTTAAAGAACCCTTTTTGGAGAGGGAATGGTATAGAAACCCTTGTCAGCGTTATTATTAGTCTTTGGAAAAGTGGGTCAAGCCAGCCGCACAACATGATTTCTGCTGACTCCCCAaattaagcaaaacaaaaacagagagaatATCATTATCAGGTCTCGGATGTGGTGGGACATGTTTGTATGGTGCTTGAGGAAAAGAGAGGTTTTGGATGcaaaggaaggaaaaatattccaaatatctccttttttccattttctttttctttttcttttttttttatatattatcgGTTCGTGCATCGTTTGAAATCACCAGTACACAAGAGAGCATGTGCCCTCCTATCTGCAAAAGCACAAGTAATTTAATTAGCATTTGAGATCGAGAAAGAGAATATCTCTGGGGGTTCTGTGTGCTTTAATAATTgctggtatatatatatatatatatatattcttctgGTGGCTAGTGCTAtgtgtttggttttcttttccgATATGAATACTATATATGGATCCATTTTCCACATATTGACTTAAAAAATCAAAACGTACTGGGGAAAAGAAAACACTTGGGTCCTTGATCGAACTTACACCTGAATGATGTAAATATTAGATAccatgcatgcatatatgtataaatatCACGCTATCTTTAATTTATTCCGATCAGTTTCTAAATATATTCTGAGGATATGATTCTTTCACAAGTTCACACCAAGGCACGTACGCTATAAATTATCACATCGGACATTTAAGTCACCAAAAGTAGGAGCCATGAGATAGAGGAGGTTTGTTTGGGCTTCACGTACCTTGATAATTCACCACCCACTCTCCGAGTTAGAATTTGCATCCAAACTCTGGTTGTTGTAAAATAAACTAGAATGAGAATTAGATTTGGCATCCAAACTCTACCGGCAGAAAAAGAGAGTAGGTAGTGAAATACCAAGGTGAATCGCAAAAGACCTCctttcaaaacagaaaaagaaaaaaagaagttttctaTAGTAGTACTAGTCCTCATTTGCTTTAATCACAAAAAATTTCAGTCATCACTGATCGTGTTTACAAAATAGTAATAGTGAGAGTTGGatgcaagaaaaataaacattttGTACACAACAGCGCGCAGTCCCTTCTCGGAGTAGCTTTTGTTATTAATTTTTATGCGATCCCATCCCCTTAAATATTAAAACAGCAAATGAATGAATGCTTTTCAtgagctagctagctagttgtTATCTTATGATCAGGAATTTTTGCTTGCGTATTGTTAATGATGTCTATTAGCATTATTGATTGATTATTCCCACTCAATTAATGGAGGGTTCCAATTGTTGCAGCAGCTCCTTTTTCTGCATCCATCGTTTTGTGGGTATGGTTGGATATATATACCTGCAGGCCGGATGTGTACGTATGCTCTTTTGGAGTATATATTTAATTTGATCTTGTACCATTTCCAGTCTAGTCTCTAAATAGTACTGTTTCATTAATTCCATTCTACTTAATTTGTTGATAACTCAGTAACCAATTTTATTTGGACGGTCGTATTGATCCCGGCCCGACGACTAGATTTACAATAATTATTTAAAAGCTATAAGAATACTTAATTTggaaattcacaagaaatttaaAAGGAGAATCAGCCAATtatataataaaataagtagatgatcgagaatagtacatatgtatgtatgtatgtatgcatgcatgcatgcatggtagGTCGTAAGTGGATAACTAGTCATATTATTCTTCCTTATTAGAATCAAATCCTTTCTTCACAAGAAGGAAACATATAATTGCGGATAAATACATGGAGTATAATATGTAGCCCTACTTAATCCTAAAGGCAacgaataaagaaaaaaaaaattcaatatctGAATACAATATTGATCTCTCGTGCTAGCTAGCTCTTGTAGCTTTCGGAGCAGTACACAGGCATGTAAAATTAAAGGTGTGGCCGGGATTCTGATCAAGTTTCTGATACTAACTGTAGTGGGCCGGATCAGTGATTGTGTAATTTGTGTGGGCCGATTGAGCCTACAGTCGGTTGAGCCCACGGGCCCAATACAAGGATAAAGAGCATAGAGTTCCCATAACTGTCTAGGGGACAACTGGATCGGAGCCCTGGCTCGGGTCATGCCAGGGATCGCAGTGAATCTCAGGTGCGTCAGTACGAAGCGGATCGGCTCGGCCACGTGGAACCATTTTGGTTCTGCCAC is a window encoding:
- the LOC131315859 gene encoding heavy metal-associated isoprenylated plant protein 30-like; its protein translation is MANLGERAFASVVTAITYCFYSYNHQQPQHHHHHSDKSVRFHINRNMPKGRPLSLQTVELKVRMCCTGCERVVKNAIYKLRGIDSVEVDLEMEKVTVIGYVDRNKVLKAVRRAGKRAEFWPHHPLYFTSTNNYFKDLTNEYKESYNYWRHGYNVGDKHGIIHATHRGDDKVSNMFNDDNVNACCLM